Proteins encoded in a region of the Clostridia bacterium genome:
- a CDS encoding short-chain dehydrogenase, translating to GCTVKDVAKAIFYIIEQEYETGQAVPVTGGQIMLN from the coding sequence AGGATGTACCGTTAAAGATGTTGCGAAAGCCATATTTTATATAATAGAACAAGAATATGAAACGGGGCAGGCAGTGCCTGTGACAGGTGGGCAGATAATGTTGAATTAA